In one Streptomyces sp. T12 genomic region, the following are encoded:
- a CDS encoding peptidoglycan bridge formation glycyltransferase FemA/FemB family protein has product MSALLVPPSRVCQARDRGVALRPITAETYRAFLATPDGAALGAGFLQCPSWADVKEGWRAQLLGWGPDPEAGALRGVALVLLRQLPGTRKYFAYLPEGPVADWSDPDIDGWLGPLLEHLRRAGAFAVRIGPSPAYRRWDAALLKPLTGPGRRLGDVLASEVDPLGTAVSERLRARGWRRCGGDGTGGGGTGGDGDAQPRHVFHVPLAGRTTEDLWSGLNQEWRRNVRRAQKEGVEVVVGSAAELPEFYRLLGITERRDGFRLGRSLAYYERQYAALNAEEPGRMKLYLARHQGEILAAHTMITVGRRAWYQTGASADHRREVRPSNALQWRMLLDAHALGADVYDMRGVPSTLDPEERAFGLLRWKLGTGGQVVETLGEWERALGGSANHTLYRAFQAYLNRR; this is encoded by the coding sequence GTGTCAGCGCTGCTCGTGCCGCCCAGCCGCGTGTGCCAAGCACGGGACCGGGGCGTGGCCCTGCGCCCCATCACCGCGGAGACCTACCGCGCCTTCCTCGCCACCCCCGACGGCGCCGCGCTCGGCGCCGGTTTCCTGCAGTGCCCGTCCTGGGCCGACGTCAAGGAGGGCTGGCGCGCCCAACTGCTCGGCTGGGGGCCGGATCCGGAGGCGGGCGCACTGAGGGGCGTGGCCCTGGTGCTGCTGCGGCAACTGCCCGGCACCCGCAAGTACTTCGCCTACCTCCCCGAAGGGCCCGTCGCCGACTGGAGCGACCCCGATATCGACGGCTGGCTCGGTCCGCTCCTTGAACACCTGCGCCGCGCGGGCGCCTTCGCCGTGCGCATCGGCCCGTCGCCCGCCTACCGGCGCTGGGACGCCGCCCTGCTCAAGCCGCTCACCGGCCCGGGCCGACGCCTGGGCGACGTCCTCGCCAGTGAGGTCGACCCGCTCGGCACCGCCGTATCCGAGCGGCTGCGGGCCCGGGGCTGGCGCCGCTGCGGTGGTGACGGGACCGGAGGGGGCGGGACCGGAGGGGACGGGGACGCCCAGCCCCGGCACGTCTTCCACGTGCCGCTCGCCGGACGCACCACCGAGGACCTGTGGTCCGGGCTCAACCAGGAATGGCGGCGCAATGTCCGCCGAGCCCAGAAGGAGGGCGTCGAGGTGGTGGTGGGCAGCGCGGCCGAACTCCCCGAGTTCTACCGGCTGCTGGGCATCACCGAGCGACGCGACGGGTTCCGGCTCGGCCGCTCGCTCGCCTACTACGAGCGTCAGTACGCGGCGCTCAACGCCGAGGAACCGGGCCGGATGAAGCTGTACCTCGCCCGTCACCAAGGAGAGATCCTGGCCGCCCACACGATGATCACGGTGGGCCGCCGGGCCTGGTACCAGACCGGCGCCTCGGCCGACCACCGTCGCGAGGTCCGGCCCTCCAACGCCCTGCAGTGGCGGATGCTGTTGGACGCCCACGCCCTCGGCGCCGACGTCTACGACATGCGCGGGGTACCCTCCACTCTCGATCCTGAAGAACGTGCGTTCGGACTGCTGCGGTGGAAGCTCGGCACCGGAGGACAGGTCGTCGAGACGTTGGGGGAATGGGAGAGAGCCTTGGGCGGCAGCGCCAACCACACGCTTTACCGCGCCTTCCAGGCGTACCTGAACCGCCGATGA
- the murJ gene encoding murein biosynthesis integral membrane protein MurJ gives MTKEASAASSAARGTAVMAAGSIVGRATGFARSAVVAAAVGTIGPTADGYAVGNALPTIVYMLLLGGALNAVFVPELVKAAKEHDDGGAAYTDRLVTVCVVALLAITATAVWAAPAIVDAYTDYTGPQAAMTTAFARYCLPQIFFLGLFTLLGQVLNARGRFGAMMWAPVLNNVVVMTVFGLYLALAMGRGDTLTATETAVLGWGTTAGIAVQALALVPALRAARFRWRPRFDWRGSGLTRPLRSAGWLVLLVLANQAAYWVTTRLATTAGLDGGPGYGAYNNAYALWVVPHGIITVSVVTALMPRMSAAAADGDTAAVRRDVSHALRVCASAVVPAACALLALAHPVMALVFGYGRTSAADTAAMAGILMAFAPGLIALSGQYVLSRAFYALSDTRTPFLLNLVIVALNAGASLAAAHLLPARWAVTGMAAAYSLALCAGWAVTGRVLSRRLAVARPLRSSAVGAHARLLLAAVPATALGHLAALGAGRAGALAAATAGAAAVVLTFALLARPLRLAELDALLSGVRRRVSRT, from the coding sequence ATGACGAAGGAGGCCTCTGCGGCTTCCTCCGCGGCGCGCGGCACTGCCGTCATGGCCGCCGGATCCATCGTCGGCCGGGCCACCGGTTTCGCCCGCTCCGCCGTGGTCGCGGCAGCGGTGGGCACCATCGGGCCGACCGCCGACGGCTACGCCGTCGGCAACGCCCTGCCCACCATCGTCTACATGCTGCTCCTCGGCGGCGCGTTGAACGCCGTCTTCGTGCCCGAGCTGGTCAAGGCCGCCAAGGAGCACGACGACGGCGGTGCCGCGTACACCGACCGGCTCGTCACCGTCTGCGTGGTCGCCCTGCTGGCGATCACCGCGACCGCGGTGTGGGCGGCCCCCGCGATCGTCGACGCGTACACCGACTACACCGGCCCGCAGGCGGCCATGACCACCGCGTTCGCCCGCTACTGCCTGCCCCAGATCTTCTTCCTCGGCCTGTTCACGCTGCTCGGGCAGGTACTCAACGCACGGGGCCGGTTCGGCGCGATGATGTGGGCGCCGGTCCTGAACAACGTCGTCGTCATGACCGTCTTCGGTCTCTACCTGGCCCTGGCCATGGGGCGAGGGGACACCCTCACCGCGACCGAGACCGCCGTGCTCGGCTGGGGCACGACCGCCGGTATCGCCGTCCAGGCCCTCGCCCTCGTCCCCGCACTGCGCGCCGCCCGCTTCCGCTGGCGGCCCCGCTTCGACTGGCGCGGCAGCGGACTGACCCGCCCCCTGCGCTCGGCCGGCTGGCTGGTGCTGCTGGTGCTGGCCAACCAGGCCGCCTACTGGGTCACCACCCGGCTGGCGACGACCGCGGGCCTCGACGGCGGCCCCGGATACGGCGCGTACAACAACGCGTATGCCCTGTGGGTCGTACCGCACGGCATCATCACGGTCTCCGTGGTGACCGCGCTGATGCCCCGGATGAGCGCGGCCGCCGCCGACGGGGACACCGCCGCCGTACGGCGCGACGTCTCGCACGCCCTGCGCGTCTGCGCCTCGGCGGTCGTACCCGCCGCCTGCGCGCTGCTCGCCCTCGCCCATCCGGTGATGGCCCTCGTCTTCGGATACGGCAGAACCAGCGCCGCCGACACGGCCGCCATGGCCGGGATCCTGATGGCCTTCGCGCCGGGACTCATCGCCCTGTCGGGCCAGTACGTCCTGTCCCGCGCCTTCTACGCGCTCTCCGACACCCGTACGCCGTTCCTGCTCAACCTCGTGATCGTCGCCCTCAACGCGGGAGCGTCCCTGGCCGCCGCGCACCTGCTGCCGGCGCGCTGGGCCGTGACGGGCATGGCGGCGGCGTACTCGCTGGCGCTGTGCGCGGGCTGGGCGGTGACCGGGCGGGTGCTGAGCCGCCGGCTCGCCGTCGCCCGCCCCCTGCGCTCGTCCGCCGTCGGCGCTCACGCGCGGCTGCTGCTCGCTGCCGTCCCCGCCACCGCGCTGGGCCACCTCGCGGCTCTGGGCGCGGGACGGGCGGGCGCCCTGGCCGCCGCAACTGCCGGCGCGGCCGCCGTCGTCCTCACCTTCGCCCTGCTCGCCCGTCCGCTGCGACTCGCCGAACTCGACGCGCTGCTCTCCGGCGTGCGCCGGCGAGTGTCCCGGACCTGA
- a CDS encoding response regulator transcription factor → MPRVLLIEDDPSVREGVELGLRRRGHEVRVAATGEAGLAALAEFRPDLLLLDLMLPGMNGVQVCRQVRERSQLPIIMLTARGDDFDVVIGLEAGADDYIVKPARTEVIEARIRAVLRRLDDGGAGRPAIEVYGALTIDRVGLTVTKAGRPLALAPSELKLLLHLSAAPEQVFSRQQLLEHVWDHSYHADARLVDACVARLRGKIEDEAGGPRYVQTLRGFGYRFGPL, encoded by the coding sequence ATGCCCCGCGTGCTCCTCATCGAGGACGACCCGTCCGTACGCGAGGGGGTCGAACTCGGTCTGCGCCGCCGTGGCCACGAGGTACGGGTGGCCGCGACCGGCGAGGCCGGCCTCGCCGCGCTGGCCGAATTCCGCCCCGATCTGCTGTTGTTGGACCTGATGCTGCCCGGAATGAACGGCGTGCAGGTCTGCCGGCAGGTCCGCGAGCGCAGCCAGCTGCCGATCATCATGCTCACCGCGCGCGGCGACGACTTCGACGTGGTCATCGGCCTGGAAGCCGGTGCCGACGACTACATCGTCAAGCCCGCCCGCACCGAGGTGATCGAGGCCCGGATCCGTGCCGTACTGCGCCGCCTGGACGACGGCGGCGCGGGCCGCCCGGCCATCGAGGTCTACGGCGCACTCACCATCGACCGGGTCGGACTGACCGTCACCAAAGCCGGCCGGCCGCTCGCGCTCGCTCCCTCGGAGCTCAAGCTCCTGCTGCACCTCTCCGCCGCCCCTGAGCAGGTGTTCAGCAGGCAGCAACTGCTGGAGCACGTCTGGGACCACAGCTACCACGCCGACGCCCGGCTGGTCGACGCGTGCGTCGCCCGTCTGCGCGGCAAGATCGAGGACGAGGCCGGCGGCCCCCGCTACGTCCAGACGCTGCGGGGCTTCGGCTACCGCTTCGGGCCGCTGTGA
- a CDS encoding HAMP domain-containing sensor histidine kinase, protein MSSDPAPGRSRVRAFGLRTRLLLAFLLVAGVSAGTTAALTYREARNAMLETAQDTAVSSFRDHVQQTGFSLPVQGEGLEEVLRDIARKGKPHPWVVFAEYGSIRASSGENPVSTVITPELRRAARANPHGSFERVVKDGVPYLTIAMPTVFKASPDSLLPSGLVLYAVMRMTDEQVNVDALLMAARDGALPGLAVALIPALLAARSVLRPVRELRQAARSMGSGRLDTRIPVRGSDELADLARTFNESAGQLERSVRELREAEERARRFASDVSHELRTPLAGMLAVTEVLDEDADGLDADTARAVRLVSAETGKLAVLVEDLMEISRFDARAAELNADEVDVAEAIRKTLHNRHWTDDRVRTELPDGIRARLDPRRFDIVIANLVGNALRHGSAPVTVRLRTEARSPGTPVLISEVMDSGPGIRPEALPHIFDRFYKADAARTRSAGSGLGLAITQENVKLHGGTIRAGNQPGGGAVFTVEIPLHAEEAGG, encoded by the coding sequence GTGAGCTCGGACCCCGCCCCGGGCCGGTCGCGGGTCAGGGCGTTCGGGCTGCGTACGCGGCTGTTGCTCGCCTTCCTGCTGGTCGCCGGCGTCAGCGCCGGCACGACGGCCGCGCTGACCTACCGTGAGGCCCGCAACGCGATGCTGGAGACCGCCCAGGACACGGCGGTCTCGTCATTCCGTGACCACGTCCAGCAGACGGGCTTCTCCCTGCCCGTGCAGGGGGAGGGCCTGGAGGAGGTCCTGCGGGACATCGCCCGCAAGGGCAAGCCGCACCCCTGGGTGGTGTTCGCCGAGTACGGTTCGATCCGCGCCTCCTCGGGCGAGAACCCCGTCTCCACCGTCATCACACCCGAACTGCGCCGCGCCGCGCGGGCCAACCCCCACGGCAGCTTCGAGCGGGTCGTCAAGGACGGCGTCCCCTACCTGACCATCGCCATGCCCACCGTCTTCAAGGCGAGCCCGGACAGCCTGCTGCCCAGCGGACTCGTCCTCTACGCCGTCATGCGGATGACCGACGAGCAGGTCAACGTCGACGCCCTCCTCATGGCCGCCCGGGACGGCGCCCTGCCCGGCCTCGCCGTCGCGCTGATACCCGCCCTGCTCGCCGCACGCAGCGTGCTGCGCCCGGTGCGGGAACTGCGCCAGGCGGCCCGGAGCATGGGCAGTGGCAGACTCGACACCCGGATCCCGGTGCGGGGCAGCGACGAACTCGCGGACCTGGCACGCACCTTCAACGAGTCCGCGGGCCAACTGGAGCGCTCCGTGCGGGAACTGCGCGAGGCCGAGGAGCGCGCTCGCCGTTTCGCCTCCGACGTCTCGCACGAACTGCGCACCCCCCTCGCCGGAATGCTCGCCGTCACCGAGGTCCTCGACGAGGACGCCGACGGCCTGGACGCCGACACCGCGCGGGCCGTGCGGCTGGTCAGCGCGGAGACCGGAAAGCTCGCCGTGCTCGTCGAGGACCTGATGGAGATCTCCCGCTTCGACGCACGCGCGGCCGAACTGAACGCCGACGAGGTCGACGTGGCCGAGGCGATCCGCAAGACCCTCCACAACCGGCACTGGACCGACGACCGGGTCCGCACCGAACTCCCCGACGGCATCCGCGCCCGGCTGGACCCCCGCCGCTTCGACATCGTGATCGCCAACCTCGTGGGCAACGCCCTGCGGCACGGCAGCGCGCCCGTCACCGTACGCCTGCGCACCGAGGCACGCTCCCCGGGCACGCCCGTGCTGATCAGCGAGGTCATGGACAGCGGCCCCGGCATCCGCCCCGAAGCGCTCCCGCACATCTTCGACCGCTTCTACAAGGCCGACGCGGCCCGCACCCGCTCGGCGGGCAGCGGCCTGGGACTGGCGATCACACAGGAGAACGTGAAGCTGCACGGCGGAACGATCCGCGCGGGGAACCAGCCCGGGGGCGGTGCCGTCTTCACCGTCGAGATACCGCTTCACGCGGAGGAGGCCGGCGGATGA
- a CDS encoding polysaccharide deacetylase family protein, translated as MARHGGGRGWYGKVVGAALGVTMLAAGASVWAAQAGAVGGSSPKAAASATPGSDVKPVAVTIVHASDAGARGVNITIDDGPDPVWTPQVLDVLREYGVKATFCMVGTQAQAHPDLVKKVVAAGHRLCDHSVSHDTTMDKKSQAYQSQQILDAERMITEASGGVRPMYYRAPGGAFTPYSRTLAASRGMRPLGWNVDTKDFEQPGTDAIVATVERELPGGPTLLFHDAGGDRSQTVEALRRILPRLKEQGYSFGFPVR; from the coding sequence ATGGCACGGCACGGCGGCGGGCGGGGCTGGTACGGCAAGGTGGTCGGGGCGGCGCTCGGGGTGACGATGCTCGCCGCCGGTGCCTCGGTGTGGGCCGCGCAGGCGGGTGCCGTGGGCGGCTCGTCGCCGAAGGCGGCGGCGTCGGCCACGCCTGGCAGTGACGTCAAGCCGGTCGCGGTGACCATCGTGCATGCGTCGGACGCGGGGGCGCGCGGCGTCAACATCACCATCGACGACGGGCCCGACCCCGTGTGGACCCCCCAAGTGCTCGACGTGCTGCGGGAGTACGGGGTGAAGGCCACGTTCTGCATGGTGGGGACGCAGGCCCAGGCCCACCCGGACCTCGTGAAGAAGGTGGTCGCGGCCGGGCACCGGCTGTGCGACCACTCGGTGTCGCACGACACCACCATGGACAAGAAGTCCCAGGCCTACCAGTCGCAGCAGATACTCGACGCCGAGCGGATGATCACCGAGGCGTCCGGGGGCGTACGGCCGATGTACTACCGGGCGCCCGGCGGGGCCTTCACCCCCTACAGCCGCACGCTCGCCGCCTCCCGGGGCATGCGCCCGCTGGGCTGGAACGTGGACACCAAGGACTTCGAACAGCCGGGCACGGACGCCATCGTCGCCACCGTCGAGCGCGAGCTGCCGGGCGGGCCGACGCTCCTCTTCCACGACGCGGGAGGCGACCGCTCACAGACCGTCGAGGCCCTGCGCCGAATCCTCCCCCGGCTCAAGGAGCAGGGCTACTCCTTCGGCTTCCCGGTGCGCTGA
- a CDS encoding VOC family protein, with the protein MTLEWRHVIVHSADPAALGRWWAEALGWIVVYTSDVEFAIRPEQDRGPGLEFVLLEESKQGKSRLHLDFVPDDQAAEVARLEAHGAKRVDIGQGDQPWVVMADPEGNEFCILGQRSQ; encoded by the coding sequence ATGACCTTGGAATGGCGACACGTAATCGTTCACTCGGCAGATCCGGCGGCCCTGGGCCGGTGGTGGGCCGAGGCTCTTGGCTGGATTGTGGTCTATACCTCTGATGTGGAGTTCGCGATCCGCCCGGAGCAGGATCGCGGGCCGGGGTTGGAGTTCGTCCTGCTGGAGGAGAGCAAGCAGGGCAAGAGCCGGCTGCATCTCGACTTCGTACCCGATGACCAGGCGGCCGAGGTGGCCCGCCTTGAGGCTCATGGCGCGAAGCGTGTCGACATCGGCCAGGGTGACCAGCCGTGGGTTGTCATGGCAGACCCCGAGGGCAACGAGTTCTGCATCCTTGGCCAACGGAGCCAGTAA
- a CDS encoding FG-GAP-like repeat-containing protein: protein MGRRALVRGATAAAVSFTLALGFGPLTAGSAYGETVTGEVVVPATTSMVPRTGLLSAGPSGFLRYEEGRGQLWTTYDGVDTVVDASATDSYGVTSAGAGSDVVSRFDSSAMTVTLRNMTSGQVSTVALPEGHWYFSTLGSTVVTTTGTPGTDPAWHLLDAQADGSVTDRTVEGVPSGVNLWTASGLGDARGQVVRYSQGDDWITGWLDIEQARFTPLPYTVQSWYYLVALSPTHLVWFYDGTLHVASRQDPAAAVRTVQVGDIAQVLGLVGDTVIVSRYDSSLGRYDNSRAVSRVEAVPLDGSAPRTLLARTSREAVATPDGGLLVAGGADTDHWGVSLIEAAAGGGVTVRRIADAYPAKAAHKVSQLALAQGRLTTVELDPVGDWTYLHTRETGVADSPTAGTRTTRGRFALENYSEGRPRLLDTGDGRTVVSGFGTSAAQQPQLLASGQSLPGTRIDSSRTYQTAVAANGRFAALMRPWDSTGKAETRIVDLDSGRTVYTTTETVRAIWGTTLWVMSGNNAVVAVDLLTGKEVDWVSFGRGCLLNDFQAVGRWLLWSCVLDSEGMGVYDTVTDRNLTLVSGDDFGQPQLGDGFVANVEDGQLKVIDVRGGTPVAHTAGTFEGNAWDVDPYTGVIAQLRSDNSIRLTAGDVPVSALVQRDATVAASVDVKGGAAQWSPKWWLNKPAASSTLVITNKAGKAVRTLSGGLARGVVAPSWNGKDGSGRLVPNGAYTWKLTVTPADGQGAALAKTGTVKVTGAAAAWRDFVGSDGFGELVTLNGSGGLTYQYGTGQGTFTGKRTGSGWPTTVKAVPFGDLSGDRCNDVLVRFSSGALRAYRPACGAAVTPSTAYTSLGTGWNQYDVLTSPGDISGDGRADLIARQSSTGDVYLYKATSTGKLATKVKIASAWTGYKKIVGAGDLNGDGYGDLLAQDKSNELWRYDGTATGTFKSRVKLFNDWGPSYNVVVGVGDITGDGRADIVARDTSGTVWRNNGDGKGSFGGRTKIATGWQGYKGLF, encoded by the coding sequence ATGGGCAGACGTGCGCTCGTACGAGGCGCCACCGCCGCCGCTGTTTCCTTCACGCTCGCCCTCGGGTTCGGCCCGCTGACGGCCGGCAGTGCGTATGGGGAGACGGTCACCGGAGAGGTGGTCGTGCCGGCCACCACGTCCATGGTTCCCCGGACGGGTCTGCTGAGCGCGGGGCCCTCGGGGTTCCTCCGTTACGAGGAGGGGCGGGGCCAGCTGTGGACGACGTACGACGGTGTCGACACGGTCGTCGACGCCTCGGCCACGGACTCCTACGGCGTCACGAGTGCCGGCGCGGGCTCGGACGTCGTGTCCCGCTTCGACAGCTCCGCCATGACCGTGACACTGCGGAACATGACGTCCGGTCAGGTCAGCACGGTCGCGCTGCCCGAGGGGCACTGGTACTTCAGCACGCTCGGGTCGACGGTCGTCACCACGACGGGAACCCCGGGCACCGACCCCGCGTGGCATCTGCTGGACGCCCAGGCGGACGGTTCCGTCACCGACCGCACGGTCGAGGGCGTCCCCTCCGGCGTCAACCTGTGGACCGCCTCGGGGCTGGGTGACGCGCGCGGACAGGTCGTGCGGTACAGCCAGGGCGACGACTGGATCACCGGATGGCTCGACATCGAGCAGGCTCGCTTCACCCCCCTGCCGTACACCGTGCAGTCGTGGTACTACCTGGTCGCGCTCAGCCCCACCCACCTGGTGTGGTTCTACGACGGCACCCTGCACGTCGCCTCCCGCCAGGACCCGGCCGCCGCCGTGCGGACCGTACAGGTCGGCGACATCGCGCAGGTGCTGGGCCTGGTCGGCGACACCGTCATCGTGTCCCGGTACGACTCCTCCCTGGGCCGCTACGACAACAGCCGCGCGGTCTCGCGGGTCGAGGCCGTCCCCCTCGACGGCTCCGCGCCGCGGACGCTGCTGGCCAGGACGTCACGGGAGGCCGTGGCGACCCCGGACGGCGGGCTCCTGGTCGCGGGCGGCGCCGACACGGACCACTGGGGCGTCTCCCTCATCGAGGCCGCCGCAGGCGGTGGGGTCACCGTGCGCAGGATCGCGGACGCGTACCCCGCGAAGGCCGCCCACAAGGTCTCCCAACTCGCCCTCGCCCAGGGCCGGTTGACCACCGTGGAGCTGGACCCGGTGGGTGACTGGACGTATCTCCACACCCGTGAGACCGGCGTGGCCGACTCCCCCACGGCGGGGACCCGCACCACCCGCGGCCGGTTCGCGCTGGAGAACTACTCCGAGGGCCGCCCGCGTCTCCTCGACACCGGCGACGGCCGGACGGTCGTCTCCGGCTTCGGCACGAGCGCCGCCCAGCAGCCGCAGCTTCTCGCGTCCGGCCAGTCGCTGCCCGGCACCAGGATCGACAGCTCCCGCACCTACCAGACCGCCGTCGCCGCGAACGGCCGTTTCGCCGCCCTGATGAGGCCGTGGGACAGCACCGGCAAGGCCGAGACCCGGATCGTCGACCTCGACTCCGGGCGGACGGTGTACACGACGACGGAGACCGTGCGGGCGATATGGGGCACCACCCTGTGGGTGATGTCCGGCAACAACGCCGTGGTCGCCGTCGACCTGCTGACCGGAAAGGAGGTCGACTGGGTGTCGTTCGGGCGCGGCTGCCTGCTGAACGACTTCCAGGCGGTCGGCCGGTGGCTGCTGTGGAGCTGCGTCCTCGACTCCGAGGGCATGGGCGTCTACGACACCGTCACCGATCGCAACCTGACGCTCGTGTCGGGCGACGACTTCGGGCAGCCGCAGCTCGGCGACGGCTTCGTCGCGAACGTCGAGGACGGGCAGCTCAAGGTGATCGACGTGCGCGGCGGGACGCCCGTGGCGCACACCGCCGGGACGTTCGAGGGCAACGCCTGGGACGTCGACCCGTACACCGGCGTGATCGCCCAGCTCCGCTCCGACAACAGCATCCGTCTGACCGCCGGCGACGTCCCGGTCTCCGCCCTCGTCCAGCGCGACGCCACCGTCGCCGCCTCGGTCGACGTCAAGGGCGGTGCCGCGCAGTGGAGCCCGAAGTGGTGGCTGAACAAGCCCGCGGCCTCCTCGACGCTCGTGATCACCAACAAGGCCGGCAAAGCCGTGCGCACGCTCTCCGGCGGTCTGGCGCGCGGTGTGGTGGCCCCGAGCTGGAACGGCAAGGACGGCTCCGGCCGCCTGGTGCCCAACGGCGCGTACACCTGGAAGCTGACCGTCACCCCGGCGGACGGGCAGGGCGCGGCGCTGGCGAAGACGGGGACGGTGAAGGTCACCGGCGCGGCAGCGGCGTGGCGGGACTTCGTCGGGTCGGACGGCTTCGGCGAGCTGGTGACGCTGAACGGCTCGGGCGGGCTGACGTACCAGTACGGGACGGGGCAGGGAACGTTCACCGGGAAGCGGACGGGCTCCGGCTGGCCGACGACCGTGAAGGCGGTGCCCTTCGGCGACCTGAGCGGGGACCGGTGCAACGACGTGCTCGTACGGTTCAGCAGCGGCGCGTTGCGCGCCTACCGGCCCGCGTGCGGGGCGGCGGTGACGCCTTCCACCGCGTACACCTCCCTGGGCACGGGCTGGAACCAGTACGACGTGCTGACCTCGCCCGGGGACATCAGCGGTGACGGCCGGGCCGACCTGATCGCCCGCCAGTCCTCGACCGGCGACGTCTACCTCTACAAGGCGACGAGCACGGGCAAGCTCGCCACCAAGGTGAAGATCGCCTCCGCGTGGACGGGTTACAAGAAGATCGTGGGCGCGGGTGACCTCAACGGCGACGGTTACGGCGACCTGCTGGCGCAGGACAAGTCGAACGAGCTGTGGCGCTACGACGGCACCGCGACCGGCACGTTCAAGAGCCGCGTGAAGCTCTTCAACGACTGGGGCCCGTCGTACAACGTGGTCGTGGGCGTGGGCGACATCACCGGCGACGGCAGAGCCGACATCGTCGCCCGCGACACCTCCGGCACCGTCTGGCGCAACAACGGCGATGGCAAGGGCTCCTTCGGCGGCCGTACGAAGATCGCCACCGGCTGGCAGGGGTACAAGGGCCTGTTCTGA
- a CDS encoding phosphatase PAP2 family protein: MLWGTAGVVALGLLIALEIGARRCCGIPGPLTSQAKDLIFAPKPGPLYAGMALMMVVLTWRQRFIAAGVAIGIDLVFLLGRWAVDAKVPDGHFFGSGALWVMLGCVVLAITRRTGQERVLLLKGVGLGLLLVAGRKTGDTWLLITSKTRPAVLDPYVATADQALGNPSWLAGRILAATGPIGTHVLQYVYAQLAVAAVVVALYQLRNVAAELRFPSHHLVRPFLVIGLLGPAFYMIFPVVGPVFAYGPGASGTGGVHWALANLWPHTPPPINVPHPMPYDEITPRNCMPSLHTAWATAIFVHTRKGPRLLRYAGTFWLVATLAATLGFGYHYGVDLVAGVVFALTIEAALRSHQHGWDRSGIQLVTHGTVVFASLLVCYRYVPMEMAAHPRVFGPLLILAMASVVYGYVRAAKLWEPKAAPARQPEPHPPGPAREAHSPQPDAA; encoded by the coding sequence ATGCTGTGGGGCACGGCGGGTGTGGTGGCACTCGGCCTCCTCATCGCGCTGGAGATCGGCGCGCGTCGCTGCTGCGGCATACCGGGGCCGCTGACCAGTCAGGCGAAAGACCTGATATTCGCCCCCAAGCCGGGTCCGCTGTATGCCGGTATGGCGTTGATGATGGTGGTGCTCACCTGGCGGCAACGGTTCATCGCGGCCGGTGTCGCGATCGGCATCGACCTCGTCTTCCTACTGGGACGGTGGGCGGTCGACGCCAAGGTGCCCGACGGCCATTTCTTCGGCAGCGGCGCGTTGTGGGTGATGTTGGGGTGTGTGGTCCTCGCTATCACACGCCGCACCGGCCAGGAACGTGTCCTGCTGCTGAAGGGCGTCGGGCTGGGCCTGCTGCTCGTGGCCGGCCGCAAGACGGGCGACACCTGGCTGCTGATCACGTCGAAGACCCGCCCGGCGGTGCTCGACCCGTACGTGGCAACCGCCGACCAGGCACTGGGCAACCCGTCATGGCTGGCGGGCCGGATCCTCGCGGCCACCGGCCCGATCGGCACCCATGTCCTCCAGTACGTCTACGCCCAGCTCGCGGTGGCCGCCGTCGTCGTCGCGCTGTACCAGCTGCGCAACGTGGCGGCCGAGCTCCGCTTCCCGAGCCATCACCTGGTGCGTCCCTTTCTGGTCATCGGCCTCCTCGGACCGGCCTTCTACATGATCTTCCCGGTGGTCGGACCGGTCTTCGCCTACGGCCCCGGCGCCTCCGGAACCGGCGGCGTGCACTGGGCGCTGGCCAACCTGTGGCCCCACACACCCCCGCCGATCAATGTCCCGCACCCGATGCCGTACGACGAGATCACCCCCCGCAACTGCATGCCCAGCCTGCACACGGCGTGGGCCACCGCGATCTTCGTCCATACCCGCAAGGGCCCACGGCTTCTGCGCTACGCCGGCACGTTCTGGCTGGTCGCCACGCTCGCCGCGACACTCGGCTTCGGCTACCACTACGGCGTGGATCTCGTTGCCGGCGTGGTCTTCGCGCTCACGATCGAGGCAGCGCTGCGCTCGCACCAACACGGCTGGGACCGGTCAGGAATTCAGCTGGTCACCCACGGCACAGTGGTCTTCGCTTCGCTCTTGGTGTGCTATCGCTATGTGCCGATGGAGATGGCCGCACATCCGCGGGTTTTCGGACCACTTCTCATTCTGGCGATGGCCTCGGTGGTCTACGGCTACGTACGCGCCGCCAAACTCTGGGAACCGAAGGCCGCACCAGCGCGGCAACCGGAACCGCACCCTCCCGGCCCAGCTCGGGAAGCGCACAGCCCGCAACCTGACGCAGCATGA